The following coding sequences lie in one Prionailurus viverrinus isolate Anna chromosome X, UM_Priviv_1.0, whole genome shotgun sequence genomic window:
- the LOC125157323 gene encoding endogenous retrovirus group K member 6 Env polyprotein isoform X1, which yields MLVCFHRMRKRHAGSRFGSSETLRLRRKMAKLTMTEPPQKRQRWSHKAGTPTWGQIKNLLTQATDVVMASGREVRATHVFLACLCILTTTGESALYWAYMVGPPAVQPVTWRDPTPIVYTNLTFMGGEDAGFLPTVSASINWTALSAGVPICLQRESTPYKLAYGCLGTKPVGRSITYTIWQNDKRPSEWVPRSVAAYWQKRELLGEWMFFGPRDPPQNLPTCPSAGQGLTGDSPWGICAQSSSLRMT from the coding sequence ATGCTTGTGTGTTTCCACAGGATGAGGAAGCGCCACGCTGGGTCCCGCTTCGGCTCCTCAGAGACATTACGGTTGCGCCGAAAAATGGCCAAATTGACAATGACGGAGCCCCCCCAGAAGCGACAACGGTGGAGTCATAAGGCGGGTACACCCACCTGGGGACAGATAAAGAACCTGCTGACCCAGGCCACTGATGTAGTGATGGCCTCAGGTAGAGAGGTAAGGGCCACACATGTCTTCTTGGCATGCCTGTGCATTCTCACTACAACCGGGGAGTCTGCCCTCTATTGGGCATACATGGTAGGTCCTCCTGCAGTACAACCTGTAACATGGAGGGACCCCACACCCATAGTATACACCAATCTCACCTTTATGGGAGGGGAAGATGCAGGGTTTTTGCCCACTGTGTCGGCCTCTATAAATTGGACAGCACTCTCTGCAGGAGTACCCATCTGCCTGCAAAGGGAGTCTACGCCATACAAACTTGCTTATGGGTGTTTGGGTACAAAACCAGTAGGGCGGTCTATTACTTATACTATTTGGCAAAATGACAAGCGTCCTTCTGAATGGGTACCCCGCTCCGTTGCCGCTTATTGGCAAAAGAGAGAATTATTAGGAGAATGGATGTTTTTTGGACCCCGTGATCCCCCTCAGAATCTTCCTACATGTCCCTCAGCTGGTCAAGGCCTTACTGGGGACTCACCTTGGGGTATATGTGCCCAATCCTCTTCATTGAGGATGACTTAA
- the LOC125157323 gene encoding endogenous retrovirus group K member 6 Env polyprotein isoform X2 — protein MRKRHAGSRFGSSETLRLRRKMAKLTMTEPPQKRQRWSHKAGTPTWGQIKNLLTQATDVVMASGREVRATHVFLACLCILTTTGESALYWAYMVGPPAVQPVTWRDPTPIVYTNLTFMGGEDAGFLPTVSASINWTALSAGVPICLQRESTPYKLAYGCLGTKPVGRSITYTIWQNDKRPSEWVPRSVAAYWQKRELLGEWMFFGPRDPPQNLPTCPSAGQGLTGDSPWGICAQSSSLRMT, from the coding sequence ATGAGGAAGCGCCACGCTGGGTCCCGCTTCGGCTCCTCAGAGACATTACGGTTGCGCCGAAAAATGGCCAAATTGACAATGACGGAGCCCCCCCAGAAGCGACAACGGTGGAGTCATAAGGCGGGTACACCCACCTGGGGACAGATAAAGAACCTGCTGACCCAGGCCACTGATGTAGTGATGGCCTCAGGTAGAGAGGTAAGGGCCACACATGTCTTCTTGGCATGCCTGTGCATTCTCACTACAACCGGGGAGTCTGCCCTCTATTGGGCATACATGGTAGGTCCTCCTGCAGTACAACCTGTAACATGGAGGGACCCCACACCCATAGTATACACCAATCTCACCTTTATGGGAGGGGAAGATGCAGGGTTTTTGCCCACTGTGTCGGCCTCTATAAATTGGACAGCACTCTCTGCAGGAGTACCCATCTGCCTGCAAAGGGAGTCTACGCCATACAAACTTGCTTATGGGTGTTTGGGTACAAAACCAGTAGGGCGGTCTATTACTTATACTATTTGGCAAAATGACAAGCGTCCTTCTGAATGGGTACCCCGCTCCGTTGCCGCTTATTGGCAAAAGAGAGAATTATTAGGAGAATGGATGTTTTTTGGACCCCGTGATCCCCCTCAGAATCTTCCTACATGTCCCTCAGCTGGTCAAGGCCTTACTGGGGACTCACCTTGGGGTATATGTGCCCAATCCTCTTCATTGAGGATGACTTAA